In a genomic window of Balaenoptera ricei isolate mBalRic1 chromosome 3, mBalRic1.hap2, whole genome shotgun sequence:
- the AP1M2 gene encoding AP-1 complex subunit mu-2 isoform X1, translated as MSASAVFILDVKGKPLISRNYKGDVAMSEIEHFMPLLMQREEEGALAPLMSHGRVHFLWIKYSNLYLVATTLKNANASLVYSFLYKTVEVFSEYFKELEEESIRDNFVIVYELLDELMDFGFPQTTDSKILQEYITQQGNKLETGKSRVPPTVTNAVSWRSEGIKYKKNEVFIDVIESVNLLVNANGSVLLSEIVGTIKLKVFLSGMPELRLGLNDRVLFELTGLSGSKNKSVELEDVKFHQCVRLSRFDNDRTISFIPPDGDFELMSYRLSTQVKPLIWIESVIEKFSHSRVEIMVKAKGQFKKQSVANSVEISVPVPSDADSPRFKTSVGSAKYMPEKNVVIWSIKSFPGGKEYLMRAHFGLPSVEKEEVEGRPPIGVKFEIPYFTVSGIQVRYMKIIEKSGYQALPWVRYITQSGDYQLRTS; from the exons ATGTCCGCCTCGGCTGTCTTCATCCTCGATGTCAAGGGCAAG CCCTTGATCAGCCGCAACTACAAGGGTGATGTGGCCATGAGTGAGATTGAGCACTTCATGCCTCTGCTCATGCAGCGGGAGGAGGAGGGCGCCCTGGCCCCACTGATGAGCCACGGCCGGGTCCACTTCCTGTGGATCAAATACAGCAACCTCTACT TGGTGGCCACCACGCTGAAGAACGCCAATGCCTCCCTCGTGTACTCCTTCCTCTACAAGACAGTGGAG GTATTCTCTGAATACTTcaaggagctggaggaggaaagCATTCGAGACAACTTCGTCATCGTCTACGAGCTGCTGGATGAGCTCATGGACTTCGGCTTCCCACAGACCACGGACAGCAAAATCCTGCAGGA ATACATCACGCAGCAGGGCAACAAGCTGGAGACGGGCAAGTCACGAGTGCCACCCACTGTCACCAATGCTGTGTCCTGGCGCTCGGAGGGCATCAAATACAAGAAGAACGAAGTCTTCATCGATGTCATAGAGTCCGTCAACCTGCTG GTCAACGCCAACGGCAGTGTCCTGCTGAGTGAGATCGTGGGCACCATCAAGCTCAAAGTGTTTCTGTCGGGAATGCCAGAGCTGAGGCTGGGCCTCAATGACCGCGTGCTCTTCGAGCTCACTGGCC TTTCAGGGAGCAAGAACAAGTCTGTGGAACTGGAGGATGTGAAATTCCACCAGTGTGTGCGGCTGTCTCGCTTCGACAACGACCGTACCATCTCCTTCATTCCGCCCGACGGTGACTTCGAGCTCATGTCCTACCGCCTCAGCACCCAG GTCAAGCCGCTGATCTGGATTGAATCTGTCATTGAGAAATTCTCCCACAGCCGCGTGGAGATCATGGTCAAG GCCAAGGGGCAGTTTAAGAAGCAGTCGGTGGCCAACAGCGTGGAGATATCTGTGCCGGTACCCAGCGATGCCGACTCCCCACGCTTCAAGACCAGCGTAGGCAGTGCCAAGTACATGCCAGAGAAGAACGTCGTTATTTGGAGTATCAAGTCTTTTCCG GGGGGCAAGGAGTACCTGATGCGCGCCCACTTTGGCCTCCCCAGCGTGGAGAAGGAGGAGGTAGAGGGCCGGCCCCCCATCGGGGTCAAGTTTGAGATCCCCTATTTCACCGTCTCCGGGATCCAG GTCCGATACATGAAGATCATCGAGAAGAGTGGTtaccaggccctgccctgggtcCGCTATATCACCCAGAGTGGCG ATTATCAACTTCGTACCAGCTAG
- the AP1M2 gene encoding AP-1 complex subunit mu-2 isoform X3: protein MSASAVFILDVKGKPLISRNYKGDVAMSEIEHFMPLLMQREEEGALAPLMSHGRVHFLWIKYSNLYLVATTLKNANASLVYSFLYKTVEVFSEYFKELEEESIRDNFVIVYELLDELMDFGFPQTTDSKILQEYITQQGNKLETGKSRVPPTVTNAVSWRSEGIKYKKNEVFIDVIESVNLLVNANGSVLLSEIVGTIKLKVFLSGMPELRLGLNDRVLFELTGLSGSKNKSVELEDVKFHQCVRLSRFDNDRTISFIPPDGDFELMSYRLSTQAKGQFKKQSVANSVEISVPVPSDADSPRFKTSVGSAKYMPEKNVVIWSIKSFPGGKEYLMRAHFGLPSVEKEEVEGRPPIGVKFEIPYFTVSGIQVRYMKIIEKSGYQALPWVRYITQSGDYQLRTS, encoded by the exons ATGTCCGCCTCGGCTGTCTTCATCCTCGATGTCAAGGGCAAG CCCTTGATCAGCCGCAACTACAAGGGTGATGTGGCCATGAGTGAGATTGAGCACTTCATGCCTCTGCTCATGCAGCGGGAGGAGGAGGGCGCCCTGGCCCCACTGATGAGCCACGGCCGGGTCCACTTCCTGTGGATCAAATACAGCAACCTCTACT TGGTGGCCACCACGCTGAAGAACGCCAATGCCTCCCTCGTGTACTCCTTCCTCTACAAGACAGTGGAG GTATTCTCTGAATACTTcaaggagctggaggaggaaagCATTCGAGACAACTTCGTCATCGTCTACGAGCTGCTGGATGAGCTCATGGACTTCGGCTTCCCACAGACCACGGACAGCAAAATCCTGCAGGA ATACATCACGCAGCAGGGCAACAAGCTGGAGACGGGCAAGTCACGAGTGCCACCCACTGTCACCAATGCTGTGTCCTGGCGCTCGGAGGGCATCAAATACAAGAAGAACGAAGTCTTCATCGATGTCATAGAGTCCGTCAACCTGCTG GTCAACGCCAACGGCAGTGTCCTGCTGAGTGAGATCGTGGGCACCATCAAGCTCAAAGTGTTTCTGTCGGGAATGCCAGAGCTGAGGCTGGGCCTCAATGACCGCGTGCTCTTCGAGCTCACTGGCC TTTCAGGGAGCAAGAACAAGTCTGTGGAACTGGAGGATGTGAAATTCCACCAGTGTGTGCGGCTGTCTCGCTTCGACAACGACCGTACCATCTCCTTCATTCCGCCCGACGGTGACTTCGAGCTCATGTCCTACCGCCTCAGCACCCAG GCCAAGGGGCAGTTTAAGAAGCAGTCGGTGGCCAACAGCGTGGAGATATCTGTGCCGGTACCCAGCGATGCCGACTCCCCACGCTTCAAGACCAGCGTAGGCAGTGCCAAGTACATGCCAGAGAAGAACGTCGTTATTTGGAGTATCAAGTCTTTTCCG GGGGGCAAGGAGTACCTGATGCGCGCCCACTTTGGCCTCCCCAGCGTGGAGAAGGAGGAGGTAGAGGGCCGGCCCCCCATCGGGGTCAAGTTTGAGATCCCCTATTTCACCGTCTCCGGGATCCAG GTCCGATACATGAAGATCATCGAGAAGAGTGGTtaccaggccctgccctgggtcCGCTATATCACCCAGAGTGGCG ATTATCAACTTCGTACCAGCTAG
- the AP1M2 gene encoding AP-1 complex subunit mu-2 isoform X2, producing MSASAVFILDVKGKPLISRNYKGDVAMSEIEHFMPLLMQREEEGALAPLMSHGRVHFLWIKYSNLYLVATTLKNANASLVYSFLYKTVEVFSEYFKELEEESIRDNFVIVYELLDELMDFGFPQTTDSKILQEYITQQGNKLETGKSRVPPTVTNAVSWRSEGIKYKKNEVFIDVIESVNLLVNANGSVLLSEIVGTIKLKVFLSGMPELRLGLNDRVLFELTGRSKNKSVELEDVKFHQCVRLSRFDNDRTISFIPPDGDFELMSYRLSTQVKPLIWIESVIEKFSHSRVEIMVKAKGQFKKQSVANSVEISVPVPSDADSPRFKTSVGSAKYMPEKNVVIWSIKSFPGGKEYLMRAHFGLPSVEKEEVEGRPPIGVKFEIPYFTVSGIQVRYMKIIEKSGYQALPWVRYITQSGDYQLRTS from the exons ATGTCCGCCTCGGCTGTCTTCATCCTCGATGTCAAGGGCAAG CCCTTGATCAGCCGCAACTACAAGGGTGATGTGGCCATGAGTGAGATTGAGCACTTCATGCCTCTGCTCATGCAGCGGGAGGAGGAGGGCGCCCTGGCCCCACTGATGAGCCACGGCCGGGTCCACTTCCTGTGGATCAAATACAGCAACCTCTACT TGGTGGCCACCACGCTGAAGAACGCCAATGCCTCCCTCGTGTACTCCTTCCTCTACAAGACAGTGGAG GTATTCTCTGAATACTTcaaggagctggaggaggaaagCATTCGAGACAACTTCGTCATCGTCTACGAGCTGCTGGATGAGCTCATGGACTTCGGCTTCCCACAGACCACGGACAGCAAAATCCTGCAGGA ATACATCACGCAGCAGGGCAACAAGCTGGAGACGGGCAAGTCACGAGTGCCACCCACTGTCACCAATGCTGTGTCCTGGCGCTCGGAGGGCATCAAATACAAGAAGAACGAAGTCTTCATCGATGTCATAGAGTCCGTCAACCTGCTG GTCAACGCCAACGGCAGTGTCCTGCTGAGTGAGATCGTGGGCACCATCAAGCTCAAAGTGTTTCTGTCGGGAATGCCAGAGCTGAGGCTGGGCCTCAATGACCGCGTGCTCTTCGAGCTCACTGGCC GGAGCAAGAACAAGTCTGTGGAACTGGAGGATGTGAAATTCCACCAGTGTGTGCGGCTGTCTCGCTTCGACAACGACCGTACCATCTCCTTCATTCCGCCCGACGGTGACTTCGAGCTCATGTCCTACCGCCTCAGCACCCAG GTCAAGCCGCTGATCTGGATTGAATCTGTCATTGAGAAATTCTCCCACAGCCGCGTGGAGATCATGGTCAAG GCCAAGGGGCAGTTTAAGAAGCAGTCGGTGGCCAACAGCGTGGAGATATCTGTGCCGGTACCCAGCGATGCCGACTCCCCACGCTTCAAGACCAGCGTAGGCAGTGCCAAGTACATGCCAGAGAAGAACGTCGTTATTTGGAGTATCAAGTCTTTTCCG GGGGGCAAGGAGTACCTGATGCGCGCCCACTTTGGCCTCCCCAGCGTGGAGAAGGAGGAGGTAGAGGGCCGGCCCCCCATCGGGGTCAAGTTTGAGATCCCCTATTTCACCGTCTCCGGGATCCAG GTCCGATACATGAAGATCATCGAGAAGAGTGGTtaccaggccctgccctgggtcCGCTATATCACCCAGAGTGGCG ATTATCAACTTCGTACCAGCTAG